The following proteins are encoded in a genomic region of Ostrinia nubilalis chromosome 1, ilOstNubi1.1, whole genome shotgun sequence:
- the LOC135076454 gene encoding centromere/kinetochore protein zw10-like: MQQQRKQILDNIRSSDLNCIVVKDVLGDNAEAAVRQCLRQLHLLKNVWVGILPNNVFTKLMSTLVNMFVEELIHRVCTVEDISMEMASQLTDMYSVVVQKAPQLLQSPSDVETHVASWTKLSLLIFVLGGSLKDIEAHWRDGTGPLSVHFRTEELRSLIKALFQNTQFRANLLAKIK, encoded by the exons ATGCAGCAGCAGCGGAAGCAGATCCTCGACAACATCAGGTCCTCGG ATCTGAACTGCATCGTGGTGAAGGACGTCCTCGGCGACAACGCGGAGGCGGCCGTGCGTCAGTGCCTGCGCCAGCTGCACCTGCTCAAGAACGTCTGGGTCGGCATCCTGCCCAACAACGTCTTCACCAA GCTGATGTCAACTCTAGTCAACATGTTCGTTGAGGAGCTGATCCACCGCGTGTGCACGGTGGAGGACATCTCTATGGAGATGGCCAGCCAGCTCACCGACATGTATTCCGTCGTGGTGCAGAAGGCGCCGCAGCTGCTGCAG AGCCCATCCGACGTGGAAACCCACGTGGCATCCTGGACCAAGCTGTCCCTCCTGATCTTCGTCCTCGGCGGCTCCCTCAAAGACATCGAGGCGCACTGGCGCGACGGCACCGGCCCGCTGTCCGTGCACTTCCGCACCGAGGAGCTCCGCAGCCTCATCAAAGCCCTGTTCCAGAACACACAGTTCCGCGCCAACTTACTGGCCAAAATTAAGTAA